The following proteins come from a genomic window of Ailuropoda melanoleuca isolate Jingjing chromosome 2, ASM200744v2, whole genome shotgun sequence:
- the BCL9 gene encoding B-cell CLL/lymphoma 9 protein isoform X3: MHSSNPKVKNSPSGNTQSSPKSKQEVMVRPPTVMSPSGNPQLDSKFSNQECNSADHIKSQDSQHTPHSMTPSNATAPRSSTPSHGQTTAPEPTPAQKTPAKVVYVFSTEMANKAAEAVLKGQVETIVSFHIQNISNSKAERSTAPLNTQISALRNDPKPLPQQPPAPANQDQNSSQNARLQPTPPVPAPAPKPAAPPRPLDRDSPGLENKLIAPVGSPAGSTPLPPDGTGPNSTPNNRAVTPVSQGSSSSSADPKAPPPPPASSGEPPTLGENPDGLSQEQLEHRERSLQTLRDIQRMLFPDEKEFTGGQSGGPQQNPGVLDGPQKKPEGPIQAMMAQSQSLGKGPGPRTDVGAPFGPQGHREVPFSPDEMVPPSMNSQAGPMGPDHLDHMTPEQIAWLKLQQEFYEEKRRKQEQVVVQQCSLQDMMVHQHGPRGVVRGPPPPYQMAPSEGWGPGGAEPFADGINMPHSLPPRGMAPHPNMPGSQMRLPGFAGMINSEMEGPNIPNPASRPGLSGVSWPDDVPKIADGRNFPPGQGVFSGPGRGERFPNPQGLSEEMFQQQLAEKQLGLPPGMSMEGIRPSMEMNRMIPGSQRHMEPGNNPIFPRIPVEGPLSPSRGDFPKGMPPQMAPGRELEFGMVPSGMKGDVSLNVSMGSNPQMIPQKMREAGAGPEEMMKLRPAGADMLPAQQKMVPLPFGEHPQQEYGMGPRPFLPMSQGPGSNSGLRNLREPIGPDQRTNSRLSHMPPLPLNPSSNPTSLNTAPPVQRGLGRKPLDISVAGSQVHSPGINPLKSPTMRQVQSPMLGSPSGNLKSPQTPSQLAGMLAGPAAAASIKSPPVLGSAAASPVHLKSPSLPAPSPGWTSSPKPPLQSPGIPPNHKAPLTMASPAMLGSVESGGPPPPTASQSASVNIPGSLPSSTPYTMPPEPTLSQNPLSIMMSRMSKFAMPSSTPLYHDAIKTVASSDDDSPPARSPNLPSMNNMPGMGINTQNPRISGPNPVVPMPTLSPMGMTQPLSHSNQMPSPNAMGPNIPPHGVPMGPGLMSHNPIMGHGSQEPPMVPQGRMGFPQGFPPVQSPPQQVPFPHNGPSGGQGNFPGGMGFPGEGPLGRPSTLPQSSADAALCKPGGPGGPDSFAVLGNSMPSVFTDPDLQEVIRPGATGIPEFDLSRIIPSEKPSQTLQYFPRGEVPGRKQPQGPGPGFSHMQGMMGEQAPRMGLALPGMGGPGPVGTPDIPLGTAPSMPGHNPMRPPAFLQQGMMGPHHRMMSPAQSTMPGQPTLMSNPAAAVGMIPGKDRGPAGLYTHPGPVGSPGMMMSMQGMMGPQQNIMIPPQMRPRGMAADVGMGGFSQGPGNPGNMMF, from the exons TAGCCCTAAGTCAAAGCAGGAGGTGATGGTTCGTCCCCCTACAGTGATGTCCCCATCTGGAAACCCCCAGCTGGATTCCAAATTCTCCAATCAGG aatGTAATTCTGCTGACCACATAAAGTCCCAGGATTCCCAGCACACGCCGCACTCGATGACCCCGTCCAATGCTACAGCCCCCAGGTCTTCCACCCCCTCCCATGGCCAGACTACTGCCCCGGAGCCCACACCTGCTCAGAAGACTCCCGCCAAAGTGGTGTACGTGTTTTCTACTGAGATGGCCAATAA aGCTGCAGAAGCCGTGTTGAAGGGCCAGGTTGAAACTATCGTCTCTTTTCACATCCAGAACATCTCTAACAGCAAGGCAGAGCGAAGCACAGCCCCTCTG AACACACAGATATCTGCCCTTCGGAATGATCCGAAACCCCTCCCGCAAcagcccccagctccagccaACCAGGACCAGAATTCGTCTCAGAACGCCAGACTGCAGCCGACTCCACCCGTTCCGGCACCAGCACCCAAGCCTGCTGCACCCCCGCGTCCCCTGGACCGGGATAGTCCTGgcctagaaaacaaactgattgCTCCTGTAGGCAGTCCTGCCGGCTCCACACCACTGCCCCCAGACGGTACCGggccaaactcaacacccaataACCGAGCAGTGACCCCTGTCTCCCAGGGGAGCAGTAGCTCTTCGGCAGATCCCAAAGCCCCTCCGCCCCCACCGGCGTCCAGTGGCGAGCCCCCCACACTGGGGGAGAACCCCGATGGACTGTCTCAGGAGCAGCTGGAGCATCGGGAGCGCTCCCTACAAACCCTCCGAGATATCCAACGTATGCTTTTCCCCGACGAGAAAGAATTCACGGGAGGACAAAGTGGGGGACCCCAGCAGAATCCTGGGGTACTAGATGGACCTCAGAAAAAACCAGAAGGGCCAATACAGGCCATGATGGCTCAATCCCAAAGCCTAGGGAAGGGCCCCGGGCCCCGGACAGATGTGGGAGCTCCATTTGGCCCTCAAGGACATAGAGAGGTGCCCTTCTCTCCAGATGAAATGGTTCCACCTTCCATGAACTCTCAGGCTGGGCCCATGGGACCCGACCACCTGGACCATATGACCCCCGAGCAGATAGCGTGGCTGAAACTGCAGCAGGAGTTTTacgaggagaagaggaggaagcaggagcaaGTGGTGGTGCAGCAGTGCTCCCTCCAGGACATGATGGTCCATCAGCATGGGCCTCGGGGCGTGGTCCGAGGGCCTCCCCCTCCATACCAGATGGCCCCCAGTGAAGGCTGGGGGCCTGGCGGGGCAGAGCCCTTTGCCGATGGGATCAACATGCCCCATTCTCTGCCCCCGAGGGGCATGGCTCCCCACCCCAACATGCCGGGCAGCCAGATGCGCCTCCCTGGATTTGCAGGGATGATCAACTCGGAAATGGAGGGGCCGAACATCCCTAACCCCGCATCTAGACCAGGTCTTTCTGGAGTCAGTTGGCCAGACGATGTGCCAAAAATTGCAGATGGTCGAAACTTCCCGCCTGGCCAGGGTGTCTTCAGTGGTCCTGGCCGAGGCGAGCGCTTCCCAAACCCCCAAGGATTGTCCGAAGAGATGTTCCAACAGCAGCTGGCAGAGAAACAGCTCGGTCTCCCCCCGGGGATGAGCATGGAAGGCATCAGGCCCAGCATGGAGATGAACAGGATGATCCCAGGCTCCCAGCGACACATGGAGCCTGGGAATAATCCCATTTTCCCTCGAATACCTGTTGAGGGCCCTCTGAGTCCCTCCAGGGGTGACTTTCCCAAAGGAATGCCCCCACAGATGGCCCCTGGTCGGGAACTTGAGTTTGGGATGGTTCCTAGTGGGATGAAGGGAGATGTCAGTCTAAACGTCAGCATGGGATCCAACCCTCAGATGATACCTCAGAAGATGAGAGAGGCTGGGGCGGGCCCTGAGGAGATGATGAAATTACGCCCAGCTGGCGCAGACATGCTGCCCGCTCAGCAGAAGATGGTGCCCCTGCCCTTTGGTGAGCACCCCCAGCAAGAGTACGGCATGGGCCCCAGGCCATTCCTTCCCATGTCTCAGGGTCCAGGCAGCAACAGTGGCTTGCGGAATCTCAGAGAACCAATTGGGCCCGACCAAAGGACTAACAGCCGGCTCAGTCATATGCCACCACTACCTCTCAACCCTTCCAGTAACCCCACTAGCCTCAACACTGCTCCTCCAGTTCAGCGTGGCCTGGGGCGGAAGCCCTTGGATATCTCTGTGGCAGGCAGCCAGGTACACTCCCCAGGCATTAACCCTCTGAAATCTCCCACGATGCGCCAAGTCCAGTCACCAATGCTGGGCTCGCCCTCGGGGAACCTCAAGTCCCCCCAGACTCCATCGCAGCTGGCAGGCATGCTGGCGggcccagctgctgctgcttccatTAAGTCCCCCCCTGTCTTGGGGTCTGCTGCTGCTTCGCCTGTTCACCTCAAGTCTCCATCACTTCCTGCCCCGTCACCTGGATGGACCTCCTCTCCAAAACCTCCCCTTCAGAGTCCCGGGATCCCTCCAAACCATAAAGCACCCCTCACCATGGCCTCCCCAGCCATGCTGGGCAGTGTAGAGTCAG GTGGCCCCCCACCTCCTACAGCCAGCCAGTCTGCCTCTGTGAATATCCCTGGAAGTCTTCCCTCTAGTACACCTTACACCATGCCTCCAGAGCCGACCCTTTCCCAGAACCCGCTATCTATTATGATGTCTCGAATGTCCAAGTTCGCAATGCCCAGTTCCACCCCTTTATACCACGACGCCATCAAGACCGTGGCCAGCTCCGATGACGACTCCCCTCCAGCACGTTCCCCCAACTTGCCATCAATGAACAATATGCCAG gcATGGGCATTAATACACAGAATCCTCGAATTTCAGGTCCAAATCCCGTGGTTCCGATGCCAACCCTCAGCCCAATGGGAATGACCCAGCCACTTTCTCACTCCAATCAGATGCCCTCTCCGAATGCCATGGGACCCAACATACCTCCTCATGGGGTCCCAATGGGGCCCGGCTTGATGTCACACAATCCCATCATGGGGCACGGGTCCCAGGAGCCTCCAATGGTACCTCAAGGACGGATGGGTTTCCCCCAGGGCTTCCCTCCAGTACAGTCTCCTCCACAGCAGGTTCCATTCCCTCACAATGGCCccagtggggggcagggcaactTCCCAGGAGGTATGGGTTTCCCAGGAGAAGGCCCCCTTGGCCGCCCCAGCACCCTGCCTCAGAGTTCAGCAGATGCAGCACTTTGCAAGCCTGGAGGCCCTGGGGGTCCTGACTCCTTCGCCGTCCTGGGGAACAGCATGCCTTCGGTGTTTACAGACCCAGATCTGCAGGAGGTCATCCGACCTGGAGCCACCGGAATACCAGAGTTCGATCTGTCTCGCATTATTCCATCTGAGAAGCCTAGCCAGACACTGCAATATTTCCCTCGAGGGGAAGTCCCAGGCCGTAAAcagccccagggtcctggacctGGGTTTTCGCACATGCAGGGGATGATGGGTGAACAAGCCCCCAGAATGGGACTAGCATTACCTGGCATGGGAGGTCCAGGGCCAGTGGGAACACCGGACATCCCTCTTGGTACAGCACCATCCATGCCAGGCCACAACCCAATGAGACCACCAGCCTTTCTCCAGCAAGGCATGATGGGACCTCACCATCGGATGATGTCACCAGCACAATCTACAATGCCCGGCCAGCCCACCCTGATGAGCAATCCAGCTGCTGCCGTGGGCATGATTCCGGGCAAGGATCGGGGGCCTGCGGGGCTCTACACCCACCCTGGGCCTGTGGGCTCTCCAGGCATGATGATGTCCATGCAGGGCATGATGGGACCCCAACAGAACATCATGATCCCCCCACAGATGAGGCCCCGGGGCATGGCCGCTGACGTGGGCATGGGTGGATTTAGCCAAGGACCTGGCAACCCAGGAAACATgatgttttaa
- the BCL9 gene encoding B-cell CLL/lymphoma 9 protein isoform X2, whose protein sequence is MHSSNPKVKNSPSGNTQSSPKSKQEVMVRPPTVMSPSGNPQLDSKFSNQGKQGGSASQSQPSPCDSKSGGHTPKALPGPGGSMGLKNGAGNGAKGKGKRERSISADSFDQRDPGTPNDDSDIKECNSADHIKSQDSQHTPHSMTPSNATAPRSSTPSHGQTTAPEPTPAQKTPAKVVYVFSTEMANKAAEAVLKGQVETIVSFHIQNISNSKAERSTAPLNTQISALRNDPKPLPQQPPAPANQDQNSSQNARLQPTPPVPAPAPKPAAPPRPLDRDSPGLENKLIAPVGSPAGSTPLPPDGTGPNSTPNNRAVTPVSQGSSSSSADPKAPPPPPASSGEPPTLGENPDGLSQEQLEHRERSLQTLRDIQRMLFPDEKEFTGGQSGGPQQNPGVLDGPQKKPEGPIQAMMAQSQSLGKGPGPRTDVGAPFGPQGHREVPFSPDEMVPPSMNSQAGPMGPDHLDHMTPEQIAWLKLQQEFYEEKRRKQEQVVVQQCSLQDMMVHQHGPRGVVRGPPPPYQMAPSEGWGPGGAEPFADGINMPHSLPPRGMAPHPNMPGSQMRLPGFAGMINSEMEGPNIPNPASRPGLSGVSWPDDVPKIADGRNFPPGQGVFSGPGRGERFPNPQGLSEEMFQQQLAEKQLGLPPGMSMEGIRPSMEMNRMIPGSQRHMEPGNNPIFPRIPVEGPLSPSRGDFPKGMPPQMAPGRELEFGMVPSGMKGDVSLNVSMGSNPQMIPQKMREAGAGPEEMMKLRPAGADMLPAQQKMVPLPFGEHPQQEYGMGPRPFLPMSQGPGSNSGLRNLREPIGPDQRTNSRLSHMPPLPLNPSSNPTSLNTAPPVQRGLGRKPLDISVAGSQVHSPGINPLKSPTMRQVQSPMLGSPSGNLKSPQTPSQLAGMLAGPAAAASIKSPPVLGSAAASPVHLKSPSLPAPSPGWTSSPKPPLQSPGIPPNHKAPLTMASPAMLGSVESGGPPPPTASQSASVNIPGSLPSSTPYTMPPEPTLSQNPLSIMMSRMSKFAMPSSTPLYHDAIKTVASSDDDSPPARSPNLPSMNNMPGPNPVVPMPTLSPMGMTQPLSHSNQMPSPNAMGPNIPPHGVPMGPGLMSHNPIMGHGSQEPPMVPQGRMGFPQGFPPVQSPPQQVPFPHNGPSGGQGNFPGGMGFPGEGPLGRPSTLPQSSADAALCKPGGPGGPDSFAVLGNSMPSVFTDPDLQEVIRPGATGIPEFDLSRIIPSEKPSQTLQYFPRGEVPGRKQPQGPGPGFSHMQGMMGEQAPRMGLALPGMGGPGPVGTPDIPLGTAPSMPGHNPMRPPAFLQQGMMGPHHRMMSPAQSTMPGQPTLMSNPAAAVGMIPGKDRGPAGLYTHPGPVGSPGMMMSMQGMMGPQQNIMIPPQMRPRGMAADVGMGGFSQGPGNPGNMMF, encoded by the exons TAGCCCTAAGTCAAAGCAGGAGGTGATGGTTCGTCCCCCTACAGTGATGTCCCCATCTGGAAACCCCCAGCTGGATTCCAAATTCTCCAATCAGGGTAAACAGGGGGGCTCAGCCAGCCAATCCCAGCCATCCCCCTGTGACTCCAAGAGTGGGGGCCATACCCCTAAAGCACTCCCTGGCCCAGGTGGGAGCATGGGGCTGAAGAATGGGGCTGGAAATGGTGCCAAGGGCAAGGGGAAAAGGGAGCGAAGTATTTCCGCCGACTCCTTTGATCAGAGAGATCCTGGGACTCCAAACGATGACTCTGACATTAAAG aatGTAATTCTGCTGACCACATAAAGTCCCAGGATTCCCAGCACACGCCGCACTCGATGACCCCGTCCAATGCTACAGCCCCCAGGTCTTCCACCCCCTCCCATGGCCAGACTACTGCCCCGGAGCCCACACCTGCTCAGAAGACTCCCGCCAAAGTGGTGTACGTGTTTTCTACTGAGATGGCCAATAA aGCTGCAGAAGCCGTGTTGAAGGGCCAGGTTGAAACTATCGTCTCTTTTCACATCCAGAACATCTCTAACAGCAAGGCAGAGCGAAGCACAGCCCCTCTG AACACACAGATATCTGCCCTTCGGAATGATCCGAAACCCCTCCCGCAAcagcccccagctccagccaACCAGGACCAGAATTCGTCTCAGAACGCCAGACTGCAGCCGACTCCACCCGTTCCGGCACCAGCACCCAAGCCTGCTGCACCCCCGCGTCCCCTGGACCGGGATAGTCCTGgcctagaaaacaaactgattgCTCCTGTAGGCAGTCCTGCCGGCTCCACACCACTGCCCCCAGACGGTACCGggccaaactcaacacccaataACCGAGCAGTGACCCCTGTCTCCCAGGGGAGCAGTAGCTCTTCGGCAGATCCCAAAGCCCCTCCGCCCCCACCGGCGTCCAGTGGCGAGCCCCCCACACTGGGGGAGAACCCCGATGGACTGTCTCAGGAGCAGCTGGAGCATCGGGAGCGCTCCCTACAAACCCTCCGAGATATCCAACGTATGCTTTTCCCCGACGAGAAAGAATTCACGGGAGGACAAAGTGGGGGACCCCAGCAGAATCCTGGGGTACTAGATGGACCTCAGAAAAAACCAGAAGGGCCAATACAGGCCATGATGGCTCAATCCCAAAGCCTAGGGAAGGGCCCCGGGCCCCGGACAGATGTGGGAGCTCCATTTGGCCCTCAAGGACATAGAGAGGTGCCCTTCTCTCCAGATGAAATGGTTCCACCTTCCATGAACTCTCAGGCTGGGCCCATGGGACCCGACCACCTGGACCATATGACCCCCGAGCAGATAGCGTGGCTGAAACTGCAGCAGGAGTTTTacgaggagaagaggaggaagcaggagcaaGTGGTGGTGCAGCAGTGCTCCCTCCAGGACATGATGGTCCATCAGCATGGGCCTCGGGGCGTGGTCCGAGGGCCTCCCCCTCCATACCAGATGGCCCCCAGTGAAGGCTGGGGGCCTGGCGGGGCAGAGCCCTTTGCCGATGGGATCAACATGCCCCATTCTCTGCCCCCGAGGGGCATGGCTCCCCACCCCAACATGCCGGGCAGCCAGATGCGCCTCCCTGGATTTGCAGGGATGATCAACTCGGAAATGGAGGGGCCGAACATCCCTAACCCCGCATCTAGACCAGGTCTTTCTGGAGTCAGTTGGCCAGACGATGTGCCAAAAATTGCAGATGGTCGAAACTTCCCGCCTGGCCAGGGTGTCTTCAGTGGTCCTGGCCGAGGCGAGCGCTTCCCAAACCCCCAAGGATTGTCCGAAGAGATGTTCCAACAGCAGCTGGCAGAGAAACAGCTCGGTCTCCCCCCGGGGATGAGCATGGAAGGCATCAGGCCCAGCATGGAGATGAACAGGATGATCCCAGGCTCCCAGCGACACATGGAGCCTGGGAATAATCCCATTTTCCCTCGAATACCTGTTGAGGGCCCTCTGAGTCCCTCCAGGGGTGACTTTCCCAAAGGAATGCCCCCACAGATGGCCCCTGGTCGGGAACTTGAGTTTGGGATGGTTCCTAGTGGGATGAAGGGAGATGTCAGTCTAAACGTCAGCATGGGATCCAACCCTCAGATGATACCTCAGAAGATGAGAGAGGCTGGGGCGGGCCCTGAGGAGATGATGAAATTACGCCCAGCTGGCGCAGACATGCTGCCCGCTCAGCAGAAGATGGTGCCCCTGCCCTTTGGTGAGCACCCCCAGCAAGAGTACGGCATGGGCCCCAGGCCATTCCTTCCCATGTCTCAGGGTCCAGGCAGCAACAGTGGCTTGCGGAATCTCAGAGAACCAATTGGGCCCGACCAAAGGACTAACAGCCGGCTCAGTCATATGCCACCACTACCTCTCAACCCTTCCAGTAACCCCACTAGCCTCAACACTGCTCCTCCAGTTCAGCGTGGCCTGGGGCGGAAGCCCTTGGATATCTCTGTGGCAGGCAGCCAGGTACACTCCCCAGGCATTAACCCTCTGAAATCTCCCACGATGCGCCAAGTCCAGTCACCAATGCTGGGCTCGCCCTCGGGGAACCTCAAGTCCCCCCAGACTCCATCGCAGCTGGCAGGCATGCTGGCGggcccagctgctgctgcttccatTAAGTCCCCCCCTGTCTTGGGGTCTGCTGCTGCTTCGCCTGTTCACCTCAAGTCTCCATCACTTCCTGCCCCGTCACCTGGATGGACCTCCTCTCCAAAACCTCCCCTTCAGAGTCCCGGGATCCCTCCAAACCATAAAGCACCCCTCACCATGGCCTCCCCAGCCATGCTGGGCAGTGTAGAGTCAG GTGGCCCCCCACCTCCTACAGCCAGCCAGTCTGCCTCTGTGAATATCCCTGGAAGTCTTCCCTCTAGTACACCTTACACCATGCCTCCAGAGCCGACCCTTTCCCAGAACCCGCTATCTATTATGATGTCTCGAATGTCCAAGTTCGCAATGCCCAGTTCCACCCCTTTATACCACGACGCCATCAAGACCGTGGCCAGCTCCGATGACGACTCCCCTCCAGCACGTTCCCCCAACTTGCCATCAATGAACAATATGCCAG GTCCAAATCCCGTGGTTCCGATGCCAACCCTCAGCCCAATGGGAATGACCCAGCCACTTTCTCACTCCAATCAGATGCCCTCTCCGAATGCCATGGGACCCAACATACCTCCTCATGGGGTCCCAATGGGGCCCGGCTTGATGTCACACAATCCCATCATGGGGCACGGGTCCCAGGAGCCTCCAATGGTACCTCAAGGACGGATGGGTTTCCCCCAGGGCTTCCCTCCAGTACAGTCTCCTCCACAGCAGGTTCCATTCCCTCACAATGGCCccagtggggggcagggcaactTCCCAGGAGGTATGGGTTTCCCAGGAGAAGGCCCCCTTGGCCGCCCCAGCACCCTGCCTCAGAGTTCAGCAGATGCAGCACTTTGCAAGCCTGGAGGCCCTGGGGGTCCTGACTCCTTCGCCGTCCTGGGGAACAGCATGCCTTCGGTGTTTACAGACCCAGATCTGCAGGAGGTCATCCGACCTGGAGCCACCGGAATACCAGAGTTCGATCTGTCTCGCATTATTCCATCTGAGAAGCCTAGCCAGACACTGCAATATTTCCCTCGAGGGGAAGTCCCAGGCCGTAAAcagccccagggtcctggacctGGGTTTTCGCACATGCAGGGGATGATGGGTGAACAAGCCCCCAGAATGGGACTAGCATTACCTGGCATGGGAGGTCCAGGGCCAGTGGGAACACCGGACATCCCTCTTGGTACAGCACCATCCATGCCAGGCCACAACCCAATGAGACCACCAGCCTTTCTCCAGCAAGGCATGATGGGACCTCACCATCGGATGATGTCACCAGCACAATCTACAATGCCCGGCCAGCCCACCCTGATGAGCAATCCAGCTGCTGCCGTGGGCATGATTCCGGGCAAGGATCGGGGGCCTGCGGGGCTCTACACCCACCCTGGGCCTGTGGGCTCTCCAGGCATGATGATGTCCATGCAGGGCATGATGGGACCCCAACAGAACATCATGATCCCCCCACAGATGAGGCCCCGGGGCATGGCCGCTGACGTGGGCATGGGTGGATTTAGCCAAGGACCTGGCAACCCAGGAAACATgatgttttaa